Proteins encoded within one genomic window of Vanrija pseudolonga chromosome 3, complete sequence:
- the RPB9 gene encoding DNA-directed RNA polymerase II subunit RPB9 gives MPTLKFCGECNNLLYPRSDNNSKVLLYQCRNCNYSENAVAEDNWAPCVYKNDLLTVAMEQAGETKDLETDPTLQRKAIPCPKCHHEGAVFYQDQAKRHTTNMTLFYYCMNCKQLFRDPKVKTR, from the exons atgccgacGCTCAAGTTCTGCGGAGAGTG CAACAACCTCCTGTATCCACGA TCAGACAACAACTCCAAGGTCCTCCTGTACCAGTGCCGCAACTGCAACTACTCTGAGAACGCGGTTGCCGAGGACAACTGGGCGCCATGCGTGTACAAGAATGACCTGTTGACGGTTGCGAT GGAACAAGCCGGCGAGACAAAAGACCTCGAGACGGACCCGACGCTGCAGCGCAAGGCGATCCCCTGCCCCAAGTGCCATCATGAGGG AGCCGTCTTCTACCAGGACCAGGCGAAGCGGCATACCACCAACATGACGCTCTTCTACTACTGCATGAACTGCAAGCAGCTCTTCCGCGACCCCAAGGTCAAGACGAGGTAg
- the cccA gene encoding Vacuolar iron transporter cccA — translation MPASKSSNEGTERQPLLSGGNNNNASGGCCGGNASGKCCGGANRATGSSSSLTPASGAAVPLKRGNKASAEPVWGIERTASRTSLNSQRESRRTQVEDLLAGDQPLGTKCGVAHGAGQCCKELKGDDERHLIPPEIVRDIVIGLSDGLTVPFALTAGLSSLGSSRLVVTGGLAELCAGAISMGLGGFLASQAELDHFHYLRRQTHARVLRSCDGEMEREVHAILGPLGVKEALSRLVADDLREVEDDVCEDQGIYTAADIEAAADKPESDPNVGLTAFLLKFGEGMEEVPRSRLWISALTIGLSYFIGGLIPLLPYVFTDSAELGLIWSAIVTGIILLIFGTFKTYFTGATGGVGGYVWGAISMLFVGGLAAGCAFALVKILGVEE, via the exons ATGCCCGCTTCCAAGTCGTCCAACGAGGGCACCGAGCGCCAGCCCCTCCTCtccggcggcaacaacaacaacgccaGCGGCGGTTGCTGCGGAGGCAACGCGTCGGGCAAGTGCTGCGGTGGTGCCAACCGCGCGacgggcagctcgagcagcctCACGCCCGCGTcaggcgccgccgtcccccTCAAGCGCGGAAACAAGGCGTCCGCCGAGCCCGTGTGGGGCATTGAGCGCACCGCCAGCCGCACGTCGCTCAACTCGCAGCGCGAGTCGCGCCGCACCCAGGTCGAGGACCTTCTTGCTGGCGACCAGCCCCTCGGAACAAAGTGCGGTGTCGCCCACGGTGCCGGCCAGTGCT gcaaggagctcaagggcgacgacgagcgtcACCTCATTCCCCCCGAGATTGTGCGAGACAT CGTTATCGGCCTCTCGGACGGCCTTACCGTTCCTTTTGCCCTTACGGCCGGCCTGTCGTCGctcggctcgtcgcgtcTCGTCGTGACCGGTGGCCTTGCTGAACTGTGTGCCGGTGCCATCTCGATGGGTCTTGGAGgcttcctcgcctcgcaggccgagctcgaccactTCCACtacctccgccgccagacGCACGCTCGTGTCCTCCGCTCGTGTGACGGCGAGATGGAGCGTGAGGTCCACGCCATCCTCGGTCCCCTCGGTGTCAAGGAGGCGCTCTcgcgtctcgtcgccgacgacctccgcgaggtcgaggacgacgtctGCGAGGACCAGGGCATCTACACTGCCGCCGACAttgaggccgccgccgacaagccaGAGAGCGACCCCAACGTCGGTCTCACTGCCTTCCTCCTCAAGTTTGGCGAGGGCATGGAGGAGGTCCCCCGCTCGCGTCTCTGGATTTCGGCCCTCACCATTGGTCTCTCGTACTTTATCGGCGGTCTCattcccctcctcccctaCGTCTTCACCGActcggccgagctcggcctcatcTGGTCGGCCATTGTCACCGGCATCATCCTTCTGATCTTCGGCACCTTCAAGACCTACTTCACGGGCGCTActggcggcgttggcggtTACGTCTGGGGTGCGATCAGCATGCTGTTTGTCGGTggcctggctgctggctgtgcGTTTGCTCTGGTCAAgatcctcggcgtcgaggagtAA
- the SPCC757.13_1 gene encoding putative transporter — MTRRHSSSATSKEEAAVGDKEVVDVRSPHSIEAETVVDDVPVYSDAEYARVRRKADFILLPMLMFTYGIQYMDKTSLTQGVIFGLREDTKITNQEYANLTTLFYMAYAVAQFPFTWVMQRFPIGKALSVFVILWGACVMCLGACNNYAQLAAVRVLVGAFEAVVIPGFVILTSSWYLRKEQTFRQCLYYSQNQVWGIVASVAVYFMAKAAAKAGGIAGWRVIQFFMGGLTIVCGIFDLLLIGTPDEVWWLKKDEKRIAKARIATNATGGAEVASWRWEQVRECFRDPQYYFCILFNFLVMIPNGAFITFNTLIMKSFDFSSFDVIIYSMPSQAIAIFFVIVPGLCVQYYPKTRFPWALFVTALATAVFLFTGLCPEDTPKWTKWGVYIFSLPFATAMFLIWPLMSINVAGRTKKTWLTASSLIAYSAGNILGSQIFRDPPRYVRGLIGVSIAMILYMILFVVWWIYYIRENRRRDRVVAGLGLTPEQQEDERRKAGEQDMTDVQNIHFRYLC; from the exons ATGACCCGAAGACATTCATCCAGCGCGACTAGCAAAGAGGAGGCGGCAGTCGGTgacaaggaggtcgtcgatgtACGCTCGCCGCACAGTatcgaggccgagaccgTTGTGGATGACGTTCCGGTCTACTCTGATGCCGAGTACGCAAGGGTACGGCGCAAGGCCGACTT CATCCTGCTC CCGATGCTCATGTTCA CCTATGGAATCCAGTACATGGATAAGACTAGTCTGACGCAAGGTGTCATCTTT GGCCTGCGAGAGGACACGAAGATCACAAACCAAGAGTACGCGAATCTGACCACACTGTTCT ACATGGcctacgccgtcgcccagtTCCCGTTCACATGGGTCATGCAGCGGTTCCCGATCGGCAAAGCGCTGAGCGTGTTCGTCATCCTGTGGGGCGCGTGCGTCATGTGCCTCGGCGCATGTAACAACTATGCGCAGCTGGCCGCGGtacgcgtcctcgtcggggcGTTCGAGGCGGTCGTCATCCCCGG CTTTGTCATCctcacgtcgtcgtggtACCTCCGTAAGGAGCAGACATTCAGGCAGTGCCTGTACTACTCGCAGAACCAGGTGTGGGGG atcgTCGCGTCCGTGGCGGTGTACTTTATGGCCAAGGCGGCAGCCAAGGCCGGCGGGATCGCGGGCTGGCGCGTGATCCAGTTCTTCATGGGCGGGCTGACGATC GTGTGCGGCATCTTCGACCTGCTGCTTATTGGCACGCCTGACGAAGTCTGGTGgctcaagaaggacgagAAACGCATCGCCAAGGCCCGTATCGCGACCAACGCTACCGGCGGGGCAGAGGTCGCCTCGTGGCGCTGGGAACAGGTCCGCGAGTGCTTCCGCGACCCGCAGTACTACTTCTGCATCCTGTTCAACTTCCTTGTCATGATCCCCAACGGCGCGTTCATCACTTTCAACACGCTTATCATGAAATCTTTCGATTTTTCTAGTTTTGACGTGATTATCTACAGCATGCCCTCTCAGGCCATCGCCATCTTCTTCGTCATCGTCCCGGGCCTCTGTGTGCAGTACTACCCGAAAACCCGCTTCCCATGGGCGCTGTTCGTCACGGCTTTGGCCACCGCCGTGTTCCTCTTCACCGGCCTGTGCCCCGAAGACACGCCAAAGTGGACCAAGTGGGGCGTGTACATCTTCTCGCTGCCGTTCGCGACGGCCATGTTCCTCATCTGGCCGCTGATGAGCATCAACGTTGCCGGGCGCACGAAGAAGACGTGGCTCACGGCCAGCAGCCTGATAGCCTACTCGGCCGGCAACATCCTCGGCTCGCAGATCTTCCGCGACCCGCCGCGGTATGTGCGCGGCCTCATTGGCGTGTCCATCGCCATGATACTGTACATGATCCTGTTTGTCGTCTGGTGGATCTACTACATCCGCGAGAACCGCCGCAGGGACAGGGTGGTCGCGGGGTTGGGCTTGACGCCAGAGCagcaggaggacgagcggcgcaaggccggcgagcAGGACATGACGGATGTGCAG AACATTCACTTCCGATACCTATGCTAG
- the cta4 gene encoding Manganese-transporting ATPase 4, protein MSSAAQLRAASHPAIQSQEIDWICLETPIRWYMRIYGLPFLSLYPLLYRAYYYKYDEWIVSEEWTFIYCVLLFGGHALSFLATRWSNAVRAFVCYKTEYSLKTASHVRVVPKKQRGKGEMVPLDSKQTPNSDEPTYSFIYQRDTYVYSPDTKTFTLIPYPCDANPPLSVFQDARGVLTHTPTTKAAATALKSLPNLETLKATYGPNECHIPIPSFVELFAEHSVAPFFVFQMFCVALWMLDEYWYYSLFTAFMLVVFECTVVFQRVRTLTEFRTMSITPYPVQALRDGKWTEVISSELVPGDVISVLRTKPDSGIPCDLLLLRGTAIVNEAMLSGESTPLLKESIELREGTDRLDINGADRNSVLFSGTKALQVQKAEPGGITTPDEGCLAVVLRTGFGTTQGQLVRTMIFSQERVSANNFESFLFILFLLIFAIAASAYVWIKGLERGMAKGKLLLDCVLIITSVVPPELPMELSLAVNASLVALQKYAIFCTEPFRIPFAGRVDVCCFDKTGTITGEDLVVEGVCGVDAADPKHLAPVTETSKETTLTLAAAHALVQLDDGTIVGDPMEKTTLTALDWKLSKGDNVSPNSKDAPYKYQINIRRRYQFSSALKRMSTISAVTDASGRKWVAAVKGAPETLRKMYTKVPDFYDDTYRYYTRRGSRVLALGYKTMTVDANKINNIHRDEVESNLEFAGFLVFHCPLKPDAVETLKMLADSSHRLIMITGDNPLTAAHVARDVEIVDRDVMILDLKEGSTDALVWRNVDETKIVDVNPDLPIDADILNNYDICITGAAVKEFEARPTWKDLVTHTWVYARVSPSQKEYIVTTLRELGYTTLMAGDGTNDVGALKQAHIGVALLDGSEDDLKQIAEHQRLDRIKKVYEQQCKISARFNQPPPPVPPQLREAFPELVKTQEEVAASHQNARKRNPMEKFDLATITTKLADMDEGQEVPQIKLGDASCAAPFTSKLSNVAAISNIIRQGRCTLVATIQMYKILALNCLITAYSLSVQYLDGIKFGDYQVTITGMLMSVCFLCISRAKPVDKLSRERPLGNIFNLYVLLSVLLQFAVHIVALVYITRLSQGLEDRGVIDLEKKFEPTLLNTAIYLLGLSQQVSTFVLNFQGRPFREGISENRPLYYGLLGASAVAYSGATDLFPELNKWLQLVDMSFNFRVKLTLAMIIDFGGCYIIEVGCKYLFADLEPAELVTRGRERREKRRALEEAEKAKQPLPELDAVVKKDQ, encoded by the exons aTGTCGTC CGCAGCCCAACTAAGGGCGGCGTCGCACCCGGCCATCCAGAGCCAGGAGATTGACTGGATCTGCCTGGAAACCCCTATCAGATGGTACATGCGCATCTATGGTCTCCCGTTCTTGT ccCTCTACCCCCTCCTCTACCGCGCCTACTACTACAAGTATGACGAGTGGATCGTGTCCGAGGAGTGGACGTTCATCTACTGTGTCCTCCTGTTCGGCGGCCACGCGCTCAGCTTCCTCGCCACGCGCTGGAGCAACGCTGTGCGCGCGTTCGTCTGCTACAAGACCGAGTACTCGCTCAAGACGGCTTCGCACGTCCGCGTCGTCCCCAAGAAGCAgcgcggcaagggcgagatGGTCCCCCTCGACTCGAAGCAGACGCCCAACAGCGACGAGCCCACCTACTCGTTCATCTACCAGCGCGACACTTACGTCTACTCGCCCGACACCAAGACCTTCACGCTCATTCCCTACCCCTGTGACGCGAACCCGCCCCTCAGCGTGTTCCAGGACGCCCGCGGCGTGCTCAcccacacgccgacgaccaaggccgccgcgaccgcccTCAAGAGCCTCCCCAACCTCGAGACCCTCAAGGCGACCTACGGCCCCAACGAGTGCCACATCCCCATCCCCAGCTTTGTCGAGCTCTTCGCCGAGCACTCGGTCGCGCCGTTCTTCGTCTTCCAGATGTTCTGCGTCGCCCTCTGGATGCTCGACGAGTACTGGTACTACTCGCTCTTTACCGCCTTCATGCTCGTCGTTTTCGAGTGCACCGTCGTCTTCCAGCGCGTTCGCACGCTTACCGAGTTCCGCACGATGAGCATCACCCCTTACCCCGTTCAGGCTCTCCGCGACGGCAAGTGGACAGAGGTCATCTCGTCAGAGCTCGTTCCTGGCGACGTCATCTCGGTTCTCCGCACCAAGCCGGACTCGGGCATCCCCTGTgacctgctcctcctccgtgGCACTGCCATCGTCAACGAGGCCATGCTTTCCGGCGAGTCGACCCCTCTTCTCAAGGAGAGCATCGAGCTCCGCGAAGGCACCGACCGTCTCGACATCAACGGCGCTGACCGCAACTCGGTTCTCTTCTCTGGCACCAAGGCTCTCCAGGTCCAGAAGGCCGAGCCCGGAGGTATCACCACTCCCGATGAGGGCTGCCTTGCTGTTGTTCTCCGCACTGGCTTCGGCACGACCCAGGGCCAGCTCGTCCGCACCATGATCTTTTCGCAGGAGCGCGTCTCGGCCAACAACTTTGAGTCGTTCCTCTTCATTCTCTTCCTCCTTATCTTCGCCattgccgcctcggcctACGTCTGGATCAAggggctcgagcgcggcatggccaagggcaagctcctcctcgactgTGTTCTCATCATCACCTCGGTCGTTCCTCCCGAGCTCCCCATGGagctctcgctcgccgtcaaCGCCTCGCTTGTCGCCCTCCAGAAGTACGCCATCTTCTGCACTGAGCCCTTCCGCATTCCCTTTGCTGGACGTGTCGACGTCTGCTGCTTTGACAAGACGGGCACCATCACTGGCGAGGACCTTGTTGTCGAGGGTGTCTGCGgtgtcgacgctgccgaccccAAGCACCTCGCTCCCGTTACCGAGACCAGCAAGGAGACCACCCtcacgctcgctgccgcccacgcccttgtccagctcgacgacggcaccatTGTCGGCGACCCCATGGAGAAGACCACTCTCACTGCCCTCGACTGGAAGCTGTCCAAGGGAGACAACGTCTCGCCCAACAGCAAGGACGCTCCTTACAAGTACCAAATCAACATTCGCCGCCGTTACCAGTTCTCGTCGGCTCTCAAGCGCATGTCGACCATCTCGGCTGTCACCGACGCCAGTGGCCGCAAGTGGgttgccgccgtcaaggGTGCCCCCGAGACCCTCAGGAAGATGTACACCAAGGTCCCCGACTTCTACGACGACACCTACCGCTACTACACTCGCCGTGGCTCGcgtgtccttgcccttggttACAAGACCATGACTGTCGACGCCAACAAGATTAACAACATTCACCgtgacgaggtcgagtcTAACCTCGAGTTTGCTggcttcctcgtcttccacTGCCCCCTCAAGCCCGACGCTGTCGAGACCCTCAAGATGCTTGCCGACTCTTCGCACCGTCTCATCATGATCACTGGTGACAACCCGCTCACCGCTGCCCACGTTGCCCGCGACGTTGAGATTGTCGACCGCGATGTCATgatcctcgacctcaaggaGGGCTCCACCGACGCTCTTGTCTGGCGCAACGTTGATGAGACCAAGATTGTCGACGTCAACCCCGACCTCCCCATTGACGCCGACATTCTCAACAACTACGACATCTGCAtcactggcgccgccgtcaaggagTTTGAGGCTCGCCCAACCTGGAAGGACCTCGTTACCCACACCTGGGTCTACGCCCGTGTCTCGCCTTCGCAGAAGGAGTACATTGTCACGACTCTCCGTGAGCTCGGCTACACCACCCTCATGGCCGGTGATGGTAccaacgacgtcggcgcgctcaagcaGGCCCACATTGGTGTTGCCCTTCTCGACGGTTCCGAGGACGACCTCAAGCAGATTGCCGAGCaccagcgcctcgaccgcaTCAAGAAGGTTTACGAGCAGCAGTGCAAGATCTCGGCCCGCTTCAACCAGCCCCCTCCTCCTGTTCCTCCTCAGCTTCGCGAGGCCTTCCCTGAGCTTGTCAAGACCCAGGAGGAGGTCGCTGCCAGCCACCAGAACGCCCGCAAGCGCAACCCCATGGAGAAGTTTGACCTCGCGACCATCACcaccaagctcgccgacatggacgagggCCAGGAGGTTCCTCAGATCAAGCTCGGTGACGCTTCGTGCGCCGCTCCCTTCACTTCCAAGCTGTCCAACGTTGCCGCCATCTCCAACATTATCCGTCAGGGTCGCTGCACGCTCGTTGCCACGATCCAGATGTACAAGATTCTGGCCCTCAACTGTCTTATCACTGCCTACTCGCTCTCGGTTCAGTACCTCGACGGCATCAAGTTTGGCGACTACCAGGTTACCATCACCGGCATGCTCATGAGCGTCTGTTTCCTCTGCATCTCGCGTGCCAAGCCCGTCGACAAGCTTTCGCGCGAGCGTCCCCTCGGCAACATCTTCAACCTCTACGTCCTCCTGTCGGTCCTCCTGCAGTTTGCCGTCCACATTGTTGCCCTCGTGTACATTACCCGCCTCTCGCAGGGGCTTGAGGACCGCGGTGTCATTGACCTCGAGAAGAAGTTTGAGCCTACTCTGCTCAACACTGCCATCTACCTCCTTGGTCTCTCGCAGCAGGTGTCGACCTTCGTCCTCAACTTCCAGGGTCGTCCCTTCCGTGAGGGCATCAGCGAGAACCGCCCTCTGTACTACGGTCTCCTTGGTGCCTCGGCTGTTGCCTACTCTGGCGCTACCGACCTGTTCCCCGAGCTCAACAAGTGGCTCCAGCTTGTCGACATGAGCTTCAACTTCCGTGTCAAGCTCACGCTGGCCATGATTATCGACTTTGGCGGCTGCTACATCATTGAGGTTGGCTGCAAGTACCTGtttgccgacctcgagccgGCTGAGCTTGTCACCCGTGGCCGCGAGCGTCGTGAgaagcgccgcgcgctcgaggaggccgagaaggccaagcagcCTCTGCCCGAGCTTGACGCGGTTGTCAAGAAGGACCAGTAG
- the CXT1_3 gene encoding Beta-1,2-xylosyltransferase 1: MARSTLPLALPFTMPLPRRLMMLIGITVTVFLILHTFAPAVLPPALVPWIPHHEPDSSYWSTNNWTPPVLSDTRPDKIKEWDENGRCLFVSPFDALSPKERKLAATLSLEEVVPGIFGVRGAGKTESDANGTVSKLETPNPILALLKEGEEKWQKLVNRQSKTLEQAVKVYEERWGRPPPKGFDDWWRFAEQHEVMLPDEYDAIMESLMPFYGLPIGTLKEREEDAEKVVETFTLIIGPNDKGEQSVELQWNDDYARDTWWASRGRAESQIELMEPFLHMLPKMRTTFSIHDQPTILLDYQRNQELLKAAEAHQVSTHPNEEDRHEQVYERACSPTSRLKMGDKDQLQGDTFIFKHLAAMNPCDHPSLLDTHGMFLEKHNEGTHPQPHTKLLPLFVPSKTILNGDIPVTPIGKDGRRDDVGPDPKWTSKNGKVYWRGLATGLNKNKKEGSRWRESHRERLHFLANEKDKDKTAEILEPIESSGMARYKNYTLRSLGQYYMNAKLADQPWQCDGNDGTCDEMKAEIDFAPKDPSEKSNEYKYILDVDGNAWSSRFPRLMASLNVVIKSTVFPEWNSHFLPEWYAYVPTKVDYSDLYSIMSFFRGKPNGKGSHDEVARRIALNGQCWVERTWRRQDLQAYMFRLFLEYGRLIHPDRDSGVMDFVLQDYHKDNKEPEHEHKEGEKKEGENAADELNKEEAIPGIES; encoded by the exons ATGGCACGCAGtaccctccccctcgctcTCCCCTTCACCATGCCCCTCCCAAGGCGGCTCATGATGCTCATCGGCATCACAGTCACCGTCTTCCTCATCCTGCACACCTTCGCCCCCGCCGTGCTCCCCCCAGCCCTGGTCCCCTGGATCCCCCACCACGAGCCAGACTCGTCGTACTGGTCGACCAACAACTGGACCCCGCCAGTACTGAGTGACACGCGGCCCGACAAGATCAAGGAGTGGGACGAGAACGGTCGCTGTCTCTTCGTCTCGCCATTCGACGCCCTCTCGCCTAAGGAGAGgaagctcgccgccaccctcagcctcgaggaggttgtCCCTGGCATCTttggcgtgcgcggcgccggcaagaccgagtcggacgccaacggcaccgTCTCAAAACTCGAGACCCCTAACcccatcctcgcgctcctcaaggagggagaggagaaATGGCAGAAGCTGGTCAACCGCCAGAGCAAGACCCTCGAGCAGGCTGTCAAGGTGTACGAGGAGCGGTGgggccgcccgccccccaAGGGCTTTGATGACTG GTGGCGCTTTGCGGAGCAGCACGAGGTCATGCTTCCTGACGAGTACGACGCGATCATGGAGAGCCTCATGCCCTTCTATGGTCTCCCGATTGGCACCCTCAAGGAGCGCgaagaggacgccgagaaggtcgTCGAGACCTTTACGCTTATCATCGGACCCAacgacaagggcgagcaGTCCGTCGAGCTCCAGTGGAACGACGACTATGCTCGTGACACCTGGTGGGCGTCGCGCGGTCGCGCCGAATCTCAGATTGAGCTCATGGAGCCGTTCCTTCACATGCTACCGAAGATGAG GACCACTTTCTCGATCCACGACCAGCCGACCATTCTCCTTGACTACCAGCGTAACCAGGAGCTCCTCAAGGCTGCGGAGGCACACCAGG TGTCCACACATCCcaacgaggaggaccgcCATGAGCAAGTCTACGAGAGGGCATGCTCGCCTACGTCGCGTCTCAAGATGGGCGACAAGGACCAGCTCCAGGGCGACACCTTCATCTTCAAGCACCTGGCTGCGATGAACCCCTGTGACCACCCCTCGCTCCTCGACACGCACGGCATGTTCCTGGAGAAGCACAATGAGGGCACTCACCCCCAGCCCCACACCAAGCTCCTCCCCCTGTTTGTTCCCTCAAAGACCATCCTCAACGGCGACATTCCAGTCACCCCCATTGGCAAGGACGGCCGCCGTGACGACGTCGGCCCAGACCCCAAGTGGACCAGCAAGAATGGCAAGGTCTACTGGCGTGGTCTTGCCACTGGATTGAACAAGAATAAGAAGGAGGGTTCCCGCTGGCGCGAAAGCCACCGCGAGCGTCTCCACTTCCTCGCCAacgagaaggacaaggacaagacgGCCGAGATTCTCGAGCCCATCGAGTCGAGCGGTATGGCTCGTTACAAGAACTACACGCTCCGCTCCCTCGGGCAGTACTACATGAACGCCAAGCTTGCCGACCAACCGTGGCAGTgcgacggcaacgacggcACCTGCGACGAGATGAAGGCCGAGATTGACTTTGCGCCCAAAGACCCGTCAGAAAAGTCCAACGAGTACAAGTATATCCTTGAT GTTGATGGCAACGCTTGGAGCTCGCGTTTCCCTCGTCTCATGGCCAGCTTGAACGTCGTCATCAAGTCGACCGTCTTCCCCGAGTGGAACTCTCACTTCCTACCCGAGTGGTACGCCTACGTCCCCACCAAGGTCGACTACTCGGACCTCTACTCGATCATGAGCTTCTTCCGCGGCAAGCCTAACGGCAAGGGCTcgcacgacgaggtggcccGCCGTATTGCCCTCAACGGTCAATGCTGGGTGGAGCGCACCTGGCGTCGTCAGGACCTGCAGGCGTACATGTTCCGCCTGTTCCTCGAGTACGGCCGCCTTATTCACCCCGACCGCGATAGCGGCGTCATGGACTTTGTGCTCCAGGACTACCACAAGGACAACAAGGAgcccgagcacgagcacaaggagggcgagaagaaggagggcgagaacgcggccgacgagctcaacaaggaggaggccatcCCCGGCATCGAGTCGTAA
- the can_1 gene encoding Carbonic anhydrase 2, whose amino-acid sequence MSAHPELSPYLSGNAQWAGQTNAADPTFLPQLATGQAPTVLWIGCADSRVPESVIMQRKPGDVFVHRNIANQFQSEDDSANAVLNYGVLHLGATHVAIVGHTACGGCNAAYAAPKEGAAPGNSLGRFLAPLVKLRHSLPAGATADDLIKANVREGVKNAVASDTIQTAWAQGKQVYVHGWLYDLKTGLIQDLHYSQGPQ is encoded by the exons ATGTCCGCGCACCCCGAGCTCTCGCCATACCTCTCCGGAAACGCCCAGTGGGCCGGCCAGACCAACGCCGCGGACCCCACGTTCCTCCCGCAGCTCGCGACGGGCCAGGCGCCGACGGTGCTCTGGATTGGCTGCGCCGACTCGCGCGTGCCCGAGAGCGTTATCATGCAGCGCAAGCCCGGAGACGTGTTCGTGCAC CGTAACATCGCCAACCAG TTCCAGTCcgaggacgactcggccAACGCCGTCCTCAACTATGGtgtcctccacctcggcgccacgcaCG TCGCCATTGTCGGCCACACCGCCTGCGGAGGATGCAACGCCGCCTACGCCGCGCCCAAGgagggcgccgcgccgggcaACTCGCTTGGCCGCTTCCTCGCGCCCCTGGTCAAGCTCCGCCActcgctgcctgccggcgcgaccgccgacgacctcatcAAGGCCAATGTCCGCGAGGGCGTCAAGAACGCCGTCGCTTCCGAC ACCATCCAGACGGCCTGGGCGCAGGGCAAGCAGGTCTACGTCCACGGCTGGCTGTACGACCTCAAGACGGGCCTCATCCAGGACCTGCACTACTCGCAGGGGCCGCAGTAG